A single genomic interval of Arctopsyche grandis isolate Sample6627 chromosome 8, ASM5162203v2, whole genome shotgun sequence harbors:
- the LOC143915714 gene encoding uncharacterized protein LOC143915714: MECRLCLGPAPAESSVSIFDGPHPERLEQRIRTCCQIQVKRGDGFPDTVCLSCKTNLELLISFRKACFRNNESSRLMSDDCLKIETEEVLLEDVIWNDEPSQSTIHRKHSEICLKQFPIESELILHKRSLPGEKLFQCDICLKSFIQKYRLVRHLIYHTGKKPYKCEICLKSFIQKSHLVTHEKLHTGIKPHKCDICLKSFIGKNKLVRHLRTHTGEKPYKCEVCLKSFTQKSNLVSHEKLHTGIKPYKCDICLKSYVHKNKFVRHLRTHTGEKPYKCEICLKSFSQKSILVSHEKLHSGIKPHKCDICLKSFIAKYKLVNHLRTHTGEKPYKCDICLKSFAQKSDLGSHEKLHTGIKPHKCEICLKSFFGKKTLMIHLRSHMGEKPYKCEICLKSFSRKSDLGSHEKLHTGIKPHKCKICLKSFSRKSHLVSHEKLHTGIKPHKCDICFKSFIQKYRLVKHLRTHTGEKPYKCEICLKSFTQKSNLETHTKLHTGMNIKKNVII, encoded by the exons atggagtgcaggctttgtcttggaccagctccggccgaatcttccgtctccatcttcgatggtcctcatccagagcgtctggagcaacgcattcggacctgctgtcaaattcag gttaaaagaggcgatgggtttccagacacggtgtgtctttcgtgtaagaccaatctggaattgttgatcagctttcgaaaggcttgttttcgaaacaACGAATCGTCTCGACTGATGTCAGATGATTGCTTGAAGATcgagactgaagaagttttattggaagatgTAATATGGAACGATGAGCCTTCACAATCGACAATTCATCGAAAGCATAGTGAAATTTGCTTGAAGCAGTTTCCCATTGAATCTGaacttattttacacaaaagatCACTTCCTGGAGAAAAGCTATttcaatgtgacatttgtttaaaatcatttattcaaaaatatagacTTGTGAGACATTTAATATATCACACGGGgaaaaagccttacaagtgtgaaatttgtctaaaatcatttattcaaaaatctcACCTTGttacacatgaaaaattgcatactgggataaaaccacacaaatgtgatatttgtttaaaatcatttattggaaaaaataaacttgtgagacatttaagaactcacacgggtgaaaaaccttacaagtgtgaagtttgtctaaaatcatttactcaaaaatctaacctcgtttcacatgaaaaattgcatactgggataaaaccatacaaatgtgacatttgtttaaaatcatatgttcataaaaataaatttgtgagacatttaagaactcacacgggtgaaaaaccttacaagtgtgaaatctgtctaaaatcattttctcaaaaatctatcctcgtgtcacatgaaaaattgcattctgggataaaaccacacaaatgtgacatttgtttaaagtcATTTATTGCAAAATATAAACTTGTGAatcatttaagaactcacacgggggaaaagccttacaagtgtgacatttgtttaaaatcatttgctcaaAAATCTGACCTCgggtcacatgaaaaattgcatactgggataaaaccacacaaatgtgaaatttgtttaaaatcattttttggtAAAAAAACACTTATGatccatttgagatctcacatgggtgaaaaaccttacaagtgtgaaatctgtttaaaatcattttctcgaaaatctgaCCTCggttcacatgaaaaattgcatactgggataaaaccacacaaatgtaaaatttgtctaaaatcattttctcgaaaatctcacctcgtttcacatgaaaaattgcatactgggataaaaccacacaaatgtgacatttgttttaaatcatttattcaaaaatatagacTTGTgaaacatttaagaactcacacaggggaaaagccttacaagtgtgaaatttgtctaaaatcatttactcaaaaatctaacctcgaGACACATActaaattgcatactgggatgaatataaaaaaaaatgttattatataa
- the LOC143915575 gene encoding uncharacterized protein LOC143915575, producing the protein MECRLCLGSAPAESSVSIFGDPHPERLEQRIRTCCQIKVKRGDGLPDRVCLSCKTNLELLISFRKACFRNNESSRLRSDDCLKIETEEVLLEDVIWNDEPSQSTIHRKNSEICLKQFPIESELILHKRSLPGEKLFQCDICLKAFIQKYRLVRHLITHTGKKPYKCEICLKSFTSKSHLVSHEKLHTGIKPHKCDICLKSFIGKNILVRHLRTHTGEKPYKCEICLKSFTQKSHLVSHEKLHTGIKPHKCDICLKSYVHKNKLVRHLRTHTDEKPYKCEICLKAFSQKSILVSHEKLHTGIKPHKCEICLKSFIRKNTLMIHLRSHTGEKPYKCEICLKSFAQKSDLGSHEKLHTGIKPHKCEICLKSFFGKKTLMIHLRSHMGEKPYKCEICLKSFSRKSDLGSHEKLHTGIKPHKCEICLKSFSRKSHLVSHEKLHTGIKPHKCDICFKSFIQKYRLVKHLRTHTGEKPYKCEICLKSFSLKSNLKRHNKLLHTGINIKKIVII; encoded by the exons atggagtgcaggctctgtcttggatcagctccggccgaatcttccgtctccatcttcggtgatcctcatccagagcgtctggagcaacgcattcggacctgctgtcaaattaag gttaaaagaggcgatgggttgccagacagggtgtgtctttcgtgtaagaccaatctggaattgttgatcagctttcgaaaggcttgttttcgaaacaACGAATCGTCTCGACTGAGGTCAGATGATTGCTTGAAGATcgagactgaagaagttttattggaagatgtaatatggaacgatgagccttcacaatcgacaattcatcgaaagaatagtgaaatttgCTTGAAGCAGTTTCCCATTGAATCTGaacttattttacacaaaagatCACTTCCTGGAGAAAAACTAtttcaatgtgatatttgtttaaaagcatttattcaaaaatatagacTTGTGAGACATTTAATTACTCACACGGGgaaaaagccttacaagtgtgaaatttgtttaaaatcatttacttcaAAATCTCACCTAgtttcacatgaaaaattgcatactgggataaaaccacacaaatgtgacatttgtttaaaatcatttattggaaaaaatatacttgtgagacatttaagaactcacacgggtgaaaaaccttacaagtgtgaaatttgtctaaaatcatttactcaaaaatctcacCTGgtttcacatgaaaaattgcatactgggataaaaccacacaaatgtgacatttgtttaaaatcatatgttcataaaaataaacttgtgagacatttaagaactcacacggatgaaaaaccttacaagtgtgaaatttgtctaaaagcattttctcaaaaatctatccTCGTTTCTCATGAAAagttgcatactgggataaaaccacacaaatgtgaaatttgtttaaaatcatttattagaaaaaatacacttatgatccatttgagatctcacacgggtgaaaaaccttacaagtgtgaaatttgtttaaaatcatttgctcaaAAATCTGACCTCgggtcacatgaaaaattgcatactgggataaaaccacacaaatgtgaaatttgtttaaaatcattttttggtAAAAAAACACTTATGatccatttgagatctcacatgggtgaaaaaccttacaagtgtgaaatctgtttaaaatcattttctcgaaaatctgaCCTCgggtcacatgaaaaattgcatactgggataaaaccacacaaatgtgaaatttgtctaaaatcattttctcgaaaatctcacctcgtttcacatgaaaaattgcatactgggataaaaccacacaaatgtgacatttgttttaaatcatttattcaaaaatatagacTTGTgaaacatttaagaactcacacaggggaaaagccttacaaatgtgaaatttgtctaaaatcatttagtctAAAATCTAACCTCAAGAGacataataaattattgcatactgggataaatataaaaaaaattgttattatataa
- the LOC143915576 gene encoding uncharacterized protein LOC143915576, with product MECRLCLGSTPAESSVSIFGDPHPERLQQRIRTCCQIQVKRGDGLPDRVCLSCKTNLELLISFRKACFRNNESSRLRSGDCLKIETEEVLLEDVIWNDESSQSTIHRKNSEICLKQFPIESELILHKRSLPGEKLFQCDICLKSFIQKNRLVRHLITHTGGKPYKCEICLNSFTRKSSLKKHKKLHSGIKTHKCDICFKSFALKNGLVIHLRTHTGEKPYKCEICVKSFSHKSVLVSHEKLHTGIKPHKCDICFKSFALKNGFVKHLRTHTGEKPYKCEICLKSFTQKSNLMLHEKFHSGIKPHKCDICLKSFSSKSYLVIHEKYHTGIKPHKCEICLKSYFHKYKLVTHLRTHTGEKPYKCEICLKI from the exons atggagtgcaggctttgtcttggatcaaCTCCGGCCgaatcttccgtctccatcttcggcgatcctcatccagagcgtctgcagcaacgcattcggacttGCTGTCAAATTCAG gttaaaagaggcgatgggttgccagacagggtgtgtctttcgtgtaagaccaatctggaattgttgatcagctttcgaaaggcttgttttcgaaacaACGAATCGTCTCGACTGAGGTCAGGTGATTGCTTGAAGATcgagactgaagaagttttattggaagatgTAATATGGAACGATGAGTCTTCACAATCGACAATTCATcgaaagaatagtgaaatttgCTTGAAGCAGTTTCCCATTGAATCTGaacttattttacacaaaagatCACTTCCTGGAGAAAAGCTAtttcaatgtgatatttgtttaaaatcatttattcaaaaaaatagacTTGTGAGACATTTAATAACTCACACGGGaggaaagccttacaagtgtgaaatttgtctaaattcatttactcgaaaatctagcctcaagaaacataaaaaattgcattctgggataaaaacacacaaatgtgacatttgtttcaaatcatttgcTCTTAAAAATGgacttgtgatacatttaagaactcacacgggggaaaagccttacaaatgtgaaatttgtgtaaaatcattttctcataaATCTGTCctcgtgtcacatgaaaaattgcatactgggataaaaccacacaaatgtgacatttgtttcaaatcatttgcTCTTAAAAATGGATTTGTgaaacatttaagaactcacacgggggaaaagccttacaaatgtgaaatttgtctaaaatcatttactcaaaaatctaacctcatgttacatgaaaaatttcactctgggataaaaccacacaagtgtgacatttgtttaaaatcattttctagtAAATCTTACCTCGTGATACATGAAAAAtatcatactgggataaaaccacacaaatgtgaaatttgtttaaaatcatattttcataaatataaacttgtgacacatttaagaactcacacgggggaaaagccttacaaatgtgaaatttgtctaaaaatcTAA
- the LOC143915088 gene encoding uncharacterized protein LOC143915088 encodes MAPKRGRNKANAEPAPEEVAVEAAPAAEAPAKKRGAKQPAKEEPPAPSPTPADEVSNGDHADADADADVEEKPKNGAPAKRGRKPPAAAAAKEKEAPKLAPKRGRKPPPKPKSESEDEEDEEEDDDDEANAKDEEVSEPEPEPEPVPAKRGKKAAEAKPEPVETKAAKKRGPKKGAKA; translated from the exons ATGGCGCCCAAACGCGGCAGAAATAAG GCCAACGCCGAACCCGCCCCCGAGGAAGTAGCCGTCGAAGCCGCCCCCGCCGCGGAAGCCCCCGCCAAGAAGAGGGGCGCCAAACAGCCCGCCAAGGAGGAGCCCCCCGCCCCCTCCCCCACCCCCGCCGACGAAGTTTCCAACGGAGACCACGCCGACGCCGATGCCGACGCTGACGTTGAAGAGAAGCCCAAGAACGGGGCTCCGGCCAAAAGGGGCCGCAAGCCCCCCGCTGCCGCTGCCGCCAAAGAGAAGGAAGCCCCCAAGCTGGCGCCCAAGCGTGGCCGAAAGCCTCCTCCCAAGCCCAAGTCGGAGAGCGAGGACGAGGAAGATGAGGAGGAGGACGACGATGACGAGGCCAACGCCAAGGACGAAGAGGTGTCTGAGCCGGAGCCGGAGCCCGAGCCCGTCCCGGCCAAGCGAGGCAAGAAGGCGGCCGAGGCCAAGCCCGAGCCGGTAGAAACCAAGGCCGCTAAGAAGAGGGGACCAAAGAAAGGCGCCAAGGCGTGA
- the LOC143915924 gene encoding uncharacterized protein LOC143915924 has protein sequence MEGGHNETGGIDDREQLRIEFYATYDVMTGIRIAATLGGFFGLMVFLVIYKSRSKSVKALKDPKIAEMAAAAVAEEEAEEEERQLAFALEAAFGARYSLGGSMGAPRPRATRFSSVGGYSSLLNPPRRLTKLRTDSLPASALHFYSPAFYEDDIEIADQVDDSSCTAPSEYVNKFLAVPGGSRRYSNITCSSSGSSYLERRGSSIVCALPTLPPTPRPVRTHNSRRYTLHTTDPWESNPIDIQVIQATPELSPCVSENTILDCGSAVYSKKTSQQANANPVVADARKLAPLASLGSCGASLSVDYQDYDLHSVGSDSVFMDEEEFLDTDDEIEQFSTDSDESVNYKNKRCPSEETRELRPRRRSRHIVGRSIPVASSPPLSASSTLLSHGSRSPLVRKHHSFLSRPITRRTLRRLSHPTIIARQGCSTISATVAATGRAEPSSISEEPPNETYSKVTNKVFGSLPFHKKDRDDTSRVARLERLRHSKSQDVELGCGGSSAVITELTSQSPSPLNPEHCSWSQETLF, from the coding sequence ATGGAGGGCGGCCACAACGAAACTGGCGGAATAGACGACCGAGAGCAGCTTCGCATCGAGTTTTACGCCACGTACGACGTGATGACGGGCATACGCATCGCGGCCACCCTCGGCGGCTTCTTCGGCCTGATGGTCTTCCTCGTCATATACAAGAGCAGGAGCAAGTCCGTCAAGGCTCTCAAGGATCCCAAGATCGCCGAGATGGCGGCCGCCGCCGTCGCCGAGGAGGAGGCCGAGGAAGAAGAACGCCAGCTGGCCTTCGCCCTCGAGGCTGCTTTCGGGGCGCGCTACTCCTTAGGGGGCTCCATGGGGGCTCCGCGCCCCCGTGCCACTAGATTCTCCTCGGTCGGAGGCTACAGCAGCCTCCTGAATCCTCCACGACGTCTCACCAAGCTCCGGACCGACAGTCTGCCTGCTTCAGCTCTTCACTTCTACTCGCCTGCCTTCTACGAAGACGACATCGAAATCGCCGATCAGGTCGACGACTCTTCTTGCACGGCGCCTTCAGAATACGTCAACAAATTCCTGGCCGTGCCTGGTGGCTCCAGACGGTACAGCAACATCACCTGCTCCAGCTCAGGCAGCTCGTACCTCGAACGAAGAGGCTCATCCATAGTATGCGCTCTGCCGACCCTGCCTCCGACTCCTCGACCTGTGAGAACCCACAACTCCAGACGATACACCCTGCACACGACAGATCCGTGGGAGTCCAACCCAATAGACATACAAGTGATCCAAGCGACGCCTGAACTCTCGCCGTGCGTCAGTGAAAACACTATATTAGATTGTGGAAGTGCAGTTTATAGTAAAAAGACTAGCCAACAAGCGAACGCTAACCCAGTCGTCGCTGATGCTAGGAAGTTGGCTCCTTTAGCATCGTTGGGCAGCTGTGGAGCCTCGCTCAGTGTAGACTATCAAGACTACGACTTGCATTCAGTGGGCTCCGATTCCGTATTCATGGACGAGGAAGAATTCCTCGACACGGACGATGAAATTGAGCAGTTTTCAACGGACAGCGACGAAAGTGTTAATTACAAGAATAAGCGATGTCCTTCTGAGGAGACCAGAGAGTTGAGACCTCGTCGCCGATCCAGACACATAGTCGGAAGGTCGATTCCGGTCGCATCATCACCTCCGTTGAGCGCCTCTTCTACTCTTCTATCGCACGGGTCTAGATCTCCTCTGGTCAGAAAGCACCACTCCTTCCTGAGCAGACCCATCACACGAAGGACCCTCCGACGGTTGTCTCACCCCACGATCATAGCCAGACAGGGGTGTTCGACAATAAGCGCAACCGTAGCGGCGACGGGAAGGGCCGAGCCCTCGTCGATCTCGGAAGAACCACCCAACGAAACGTACTCCAAGGTGACCAATAAAGTTTTCGGCTCGTTGCCGTTCCACAAAAAGGACCGAGACGACACGTCCAGGGTGGCCAGATTGGAAAGATTGAGACATTCCAAGTCACAAGACGTGGAATTGGGATGCGGTGGAAGCAGCGCGGTCATCACCGAGCTGACCAGTCAGAGTCCTTCCCCGCTCAACCCCGAACACTGCTCCTGGTCCCAGGAGACACTTTTTTAA